Proteins encoded together in one Dehalococcoidales bacterium window:
- a CDS encoding diaminopimelate decarboxylase, with translation MPMSAAFQTRLFPRLPEIIKYFGTPFHIFDEQGILDTGGRLKKEFGGLHGYREFFAVKALPNPAILKIMQRLGFGLDCSSASELMLARQNGFHGEDIMFSSNDTSPELFKLALAGGGCILNIDDISMIDAVPDFPELVCFRYNPGERRTGNQIIGIPVEAKYGLRHDQIVEGYRLAVKRGAKRFGLHSMIVSNERNYRYMVETVKMLLDVMGMVTQALGIKFDFFNISGGVGIPYRPDDKPFDMPAFVREAKALIDAFEKQYGYVPRLFTEFGRYMTGPHGALVAAVINRMSKYREYVGVDVATMSANPRPAIYESAYHHITILEPQGKPRQGGEEVVDVVGPLCENNDKFAKQRLLPKAQIGDIMVQHDTGAHSPAMGGNYNGWTRPQELLLHSDGSVALIQRAETIDDLFATLNFQPKVLKLKK, from the coding sequence ATGCCCATGTCCGCGGCTTTTCAAACCAGGCTTTTCCCCCGCCTGCCGGAAATCATTAAATATTTCGGCACGCCCTTCCACATCTTTGACGAGCAGGGTATCCTGGATACCGGCGGGCGGCTGAAAAAAGAGTTCGGCGGTCTTCACGGCTACCGGGAGTTTTTCGCCGTCAAGGCGCTGCCCAACCCCGCCATACTGAAAATCATGCAGCGGCTCGGCTTCGGCCTGGATTGCAGCTCCGCCTCCGAGCTGATGCTGGCCCGGCAAAACGGCTTTCACGGGGAGGACATCATGTTCTCCTCTAACGATACCTCCCCGGAGCTGTTCAAGCTGGCCTTGGCCGGCGGCGGCTGCATCCTGAATATCGATGATATTTCTATGATTGACGCCGTGCCGGACTTCCCGGAGCTTGTCTGCTTCCGCTATAACCCCGGCGAACGCCGTACCGGCAATCAAATCATCGGCATCCCGGTGGAAGCCAAGTACGGCCTCCGCCACGACCAGATTGTCGAAGGCTACCGCCTGGCCGTTAAGCGCGGCGCCAAACGCTTCGGCCTGCATTCCATGATTGTCTCCAACGAGCGTAATTACCGGTACATGGTGGAGACGGTGAAAATGCTCCTGGACGTTATGGGGATGGTGACGCAGGCGTTGGGCATCAAGTTCGATTTCTTCAATATCAGCGGTGGGGTTGGCATCCCTTACCGCCCCGATGATAAGCCTTTCGATATGCCGGCGTTTGTCCGGGAAGCTAAAGCCCTGATTGACGCGTTTGAAAAGCAGTACGGCTATGTGCCCCGACTCTTCACCGAGTTCGGCCGTTACATGACCGGCCCCCACGGCGCTTTAGTGGCTGCGGTCATCAACCGCATGTCCAAGTACCGTGAGTACGTCGGCGTGGACGTAGCCACCATGTCCGCCAACCCCCGCCCCGCCATCTACGAGTCCGCCTATCACCACATCACCATCCTGGAACCGCAGGGGAAGCCGCGGCAGGGTGGGGAGGAAGTCGTTGACGTGGTCGGGCCTTTATGTGAGAACAATGACAAGTTTGCTAAACAGCGCCTGCTGCCCAAAGCGCAAATAGGGGACATCATGGTCCAGCACGATACCGGCGCCCACAGCCCGGCTATGGGCGGCAACTATAACGGCTGGACGCGCCCTCAAGAGTTGCTCCTCCACTCTGATGGCTCGGTGGCCCTCATCCAGCGCGCTGAAACTATTGACGATTTATTTGCCACGCTTAACTTCCAGCCTAAGGTCCTAAAACTAAAGAAATAA